The Benincasa hispida cultivar B227 chromosome 9, ASM972705v1, whole genome shotgun sequence genome has a segment encoding these proteins:
- the LOC120086282 gene encoding uncharacterized protein LOC120086282, producing the protein MDGGRIGLSSALWRSFRNGDFEEEDVWHVLNDKSTTTSETFDHSKFSSDSYVFESDFLPSASRMIPRPNGGGYTQIVPRSAPRSIPQWFKREGSRNPRTVGLEQDDEDGVDGDGGDGSDSAEEDEEEEGFDNRVPPHELIAKRLARAQISSFSVFEGVGRTLKGRDLSKVRNAVLNKTGFLESL; encoded by the coding sequence ATGGACGGCGGCAGAATCGGCCTGAGCAGCGCTCTGTGGCGGTCGTTCAGAAACGGCGATTTCGAAGAAGAAGACGTCTGGCATGTTCTCAACGACAAATCCACAACCACTTCAGAAACCTTCGATCATTCCAAATTCTCCAGCGATTCATATGTTTTTGAATCCGACTTTCTTCCGTCCGCTTCCAGAATGATCCCGAGGCCGAACGGCGGCGGATATACTCAGATTGTGCCGAGATCGGCTCCTCGATCGATACCGCAGTGGTTCAAACGTGAGGGAAGTAGAAACCCTAGGACAGTGGGATTGGAACAGGACGATGAGGATGGAGTTGACGGCGATGGCGGCGACGGCAGCGATAGCGCGGAGGaggacgaagaagaagaaggatttgATAACAGAGTTCCGCCGCATGAATTAATAGCGAAGAGATTGGCTAGGGCTCAGATCTCGTCGTTCTCTGTGTTTGAAGGAGTTGGAAGAACTTTGAAAGGGAGAGATCTGAGTAAAGTAAGAAATGCTGTTCTTAACAAAACTGGATTTCTCGAATCGCTATAA